The Spirochaetota bacterium genomic interval AAAAATACTTTAATTTTTTAAATTTTTATCTAATCAGCAATATTTTAATAATTTTAGCAATTAAATATTATTATTTAATAACTTAATAAACACAATTTTTTGATTTTTATAATTTTTATGATATTATTTTTATATAAATAAATTTTTTTAAAAAAAAATTATTTGAATATTTTATTATTTTTTATTTTATTTTTTGATCGATAATTAAAAAAATGTTTCTATTTGTCACGGAGGACATAAATGGCTAAATTAACTGTAAATAATTTATCAAATTCTGGAATAGATATTGAAAAGATAATTTCTAAACTTGTTGAAGTTAAATCAATCCCAATAAATGAACTTAAAGATACCAACACCTTAATCTCAAAAAAAATTAAATTAATGCAAGATTTTTTAGCTCAATTAAAGGAATTTCAGGATCTTACAAAATCTTTATATGATTATAGATCCCCCTTCGATGAAAAAAAAGGGCTTTCTTCAAATGAATCTATTCTTAAAGTTATTGCATCAAGAAATGCCGACATAGGAAAAAGAAATATTAAGGTATTACAGATAGCTAAAAGTGAAAGAATTTCATCAGATCTAATATCATCAACTGAAAAAATTGATAAAGTCTCCTTTACTATTACAAGTGGTGATACAACAAAAAAAGTTATTTTTAATGGCGGGTCAATATTAGATTTTGTTAATGAAATAAAAAAGCAAGCAGGAGACATTGTAAATATATCAATAGTAAATAAGGATAAAGATAATATATATATCACAATTGAATCAAAAAATGAAGGAATAAAAAACAAACTTATATTTTCTGAAGAAGCTTATCCAATTTTAGAGAAACTAGGATTCTTTATAAAATCTACAAAAACAGATAAAATTTTTTCTTTAAATGACTTTGGAATATTAAAGGATCAAAATACCACAATTACTAATAATAACATTATATTAAATAAAATATCAACTGTTGTTGTTGATTTTCAAGAAAAAATAAAAAACTTTGACAATGTAAAAATCACATTCGATATTAATAAAACTGAAACAAAACCACAAAGTGGAGCTTCTGTTTTCTCAGAAGAAGCTATAGTTGAAGGAATAAATGTAGAAAATATTTCTGTTGAATCCGATCCACTTTTCACTGATAAACCAGCTGAACCTGTTATTAAAGGACCGCTTCAAATTAAAGTTATTGGTGAAAAGGGGGAAAAAATTATAACAATTGAAAATCCTCAAAAGGGTTTTACTATAGAAAAAAATAACTTAAACATTGGAGAAATAACTAAAATAGAAATATTAAATACCTCAAATGATCAATATAAAATAGAAAATTTTAAAGTTGAAGCATTAAAAACAAAAGAAGGATATGAAGCAAAAAATATTCTTCAAAATGCACAGAATTCTATAATTGAAATTGATGGGATCAGGCTTGAAAAATCAACAAATAAGATTGATGATGTTATTAAGGGTGTTACTTTAGAGTTGAAAAAAGAATCAAATGAAGAAGTTCAAATTAACATTGAAAACAATTATGATTTTATTAAAGAAAAAATAATCGAATGGGTTGGAAAATATAATAATATTATAAAGTTTATTAAAGAAGAAATGTCAACAGATAAAGGTGAAGATGGTAAGGTTAAAGGTAATTTTACTGGGGATATTACTTTAATGATGCTTCATAACACTTTGCAAAAAACAATGTCTAACTTTTATCCAGCAGAAGGTAAAATAAACCTTTTATCTCAACTTGGCATTTCAACTGGTAAACCAGGAACAATTCCACAAGAAAAAGGAGGGTTTCTTGAGATTGATGAAGAAAGATTGGATAAAGCTCTTAGAGAAAATATAGGTGATGTAAAAAAATTCTTTGGTTTCGATTCTGATAATGATCTTCTTCCAGACTCAGGACTTGGAGTAAGAATGTATAATGTAATGTTTAGTATGACAGATTTTGGTAAAGGGGCAATAAGACAGAGAATCGAATATTTTACAAAAACTTACGAAGGAAATAAGAAAAGAATAGAAACTTTAACCACTAAACTTGAAGATTATAGGGATAACTTAATATACAAATTTTCAACAATGGAACAACTTGTTAGCACATTAAAAAGCCAAGGACAATATTTATCTAACTATTTCAGCTCACTCCAAAATACAGGTAAAAACCAATAAATAAATAGATATCTATATAATGGTATTTAT includes:
- the fliD gene encoding flagellar filament capping protein FliD, producing MAKLTVNNLSNSGIDIEKIISKLVEVKSIPINELKDTNTLISKKIKLMQDFLAQLKEFQDLTKSLYDYRSPFDEKKGLSSNESILKVIASRNADIGKRNIKVLQIAKSERISSDLISSTEKIDKVSFTITSGDTTKKVIFNGGSILDFVNEIKKQAGDIVNISIVNKDKDNIYITIESKNEGIKNKLIFSEEAYPILEKLGFFIKSTKTDKIFSLNDFGILKDQNTTITNNNIILNKISTVVVDFQEKIKNFDNVKITFDINKTETKPQSGASVFSEEAIVEGINVENISVESDPLFTDKPAEPVIKGPLQIKVIGEKGEKIITIENPQKGFTIEKNNLNIGEITKIEILNTSNDQYKIENFKVEALKTKEGYEAKNILQNAQNSIIEIDGIRLEKSTNKIDDVIKGVTLELKKESNEEVQINIENNYDFIKEKIIEWVGKYNNIIKFIKEEMSTDKGEDGKVKGNFTGDITLMMLHNTLQKTMSNFYPAEGKINLLSQLGISTGKPGTIPQEKGGFLEIDEERLDKALRENIGDVKKFFGFDSDNDLLPDSGLGVRMYNVMFSMTDFGKGAIRQRIEYFTKTYEGNKKRIETLTTKLEDYRDNLIYKFSTMEQLVSTLKSQGQYLSNYFSSLQNTGKNQ